A stretch of the Streptomyces venezuelae genome encodes the following:
- a CDS encoding ATP-binding protein, with product MSLPMTRRIARAALLIAAGAAPVVGAAGSASAAGLEAVPDLGSVSALDSATGLVGGATQQTGELPTEQLPTGQLLGGLPADKLPSTDALPELPTADALPVAKTLPALGG from the coding sequence ATGTCCCTCCCCATGACCCGCCGGATCGCCCGTGCCGCCCTGCTGATCGCGGCCGGAGCAGCCCCCGTGGTCGGTGCGGCCGGCTCGGCGAGCGCCGCGGGCCTCGAGGCGGTCCCGGACCTGGGTTCGGTCAGCGCGCTGGACAGCGCCACCGGCCTGGTCGGCGGTGCCACCCAGCAGACCGGCGAACTGCCGACCGAGCAGCTGCCCACCGGCCAGCTGCTCGGCGGCCTGCCCGCCGACAAGCTGCCCTCCACCGACGCGCTGCCCGAGCTGCCGACCGCCGACGCGCTGCCGGTGGCCAAGACGCTGCCCGCGCTCGGCGGCTGA
- the dapE gene encoding succinyl-diaminopimelate desuccinylase, producing the protein MTESELDLTLDAAQLTARLVDIPSVSGDEKVLADAVEEALRALPHLTVDRYGNNVVARTNLGRAERVVLAGHLDTVPIADNVPSRLDENDVLWGCGTTDMKSGVAVQLRIAATVPAPNRDLTFVFYDQEEVAADLNGLGKVAEAHPDWLTGDFAVLLEPSNAEVEGGCQGTLRVLLRTAGERAHSARSWMGSNAIHSAAPILATLAAYQPRKPVIDGLEYHEGLNAVRIEGGVANNVIPDACTVTVNFRYAPDRSEEEALAHVREVFAHCDIAEFVVDDSSGGALPGLSHPAAAAFMEAVGGRAMPKFGWTDVSRFSSLGVPAVNYGPGDALLAHKVDERVETKAILHCEERLRAWLTS; encoded by the coding sequence ATGACCGAATCCGAGCTCGACCTCACCCTGGACGCCGCTCAGCTGACCGCGCGGCTGGTGGACATTCCTTCCGTGAGCGGCGACGAGAAGGTCCTCGCCGACGCCGTCGAGGAAGCACTGCGCGCGCTGCCGCACCTCACCGTGGACCGCTACGGCAACAACGTCGTGGCCCGTACGAACCTCGGCCGGGCCGAGCGCGTCGTACTCGCCGGCCACCTCGACACCGTGCCGATCGCCGACAACGTGCCCTCCCGCCTGGACGAGAACGACGTGCTCTGGGGCTGCGGCACCACCGACATGAAGTCCGGGGTCGCCGTCCAGCTGCGCATCGCGGCCACCGTCCCCGCGCCCAACCGCGACCTGACCTTCGTCTTCTACGACCAGGAAGAGGTCGCCGCCGACCTCAACGGTCTCGGCAAGGTCGCCGAAGCGCACCCCGACTGGCTCACCGGCGACTTCGCCGTCCTGCTGGAGCCCTCCAACGCCGAGGTGGAAGGCGGCTGCCAGGGCACCCTGCGGGTGCTGCTGCGCACCGCCGGGGAGCGCGCCCACTCCGCCCGCAGCTGGATGGGCTCCAATGCGATCCACTCGGCCGCACCGATCCTCGCCACCCTCGCCGCCTACCAGCCGCGCAAGCCGGTGATCGACGGGCTGGAGTACCACGAGGGCCTGAACGCGGTCCGTATCGAGGGCGGCGTCGCCAACAACGTCATCCCCGACGCCTGCACCGTGACGGTCAACTTCCGCTACGCCCCCGACCGCAGCGAGGAGGAGGCCCTGGCGCACGTCCGCGAGGTGTTCGCGCACTGCGACATCGCCGAGTTCGTGGTCGACGACTCCTCGGGCGGCGCCCTGCCCGGCCTCTCCCACCCGGCCGCCGCCGCCTTCATGGAGGCGGTCGGAGGCCGCGCCATGCCGAAGTTCGGCTGGACCGACGTATCCCGGTTCAGCTCCCTCGGCGTCCCCGCGGTCAACTACGGGCCGGGCGATGCGCTGCTGGCCCACAAGGTCGACGAGCGGGTCGAAACGAAGGCCATCCTGC